Proteins encoded within one genomic window of Geotalea daltonii FRC-32:
- a CDS encoding Ni/Fe hydrogenase subunit alpha — MSNIIEIKPLTRVEGHGVVRVFMDGSHVDRVELALVEPPRLFEVLLRGKHFREIPDIICRICSLCSTIHRVTALMAVEKAFGIIVSSETYLYRQLIVLGGHIQSHALHLFCLALPDHFNAAGFADLAKLAPDLLKLGLRIKAVGNDIQETIGGRLIHPINVKIGGMGQHIASNDLLRLQQSLKSILSDTIRTVELFSSFATPGPPLPPPVYLAVKDENAPPLFGDMLTTSTGIAVKGSDYRSALKESVNDHSNGKFSHFDDTNIAVGALSRLNMNIRLTEAAGKAFDQAKKKLVNGDMWQNNLAQAIELVFAVESAMEIIDSLLQTGHGHSATDGILSPKGEGTAITEAPRGVLIHSYSFNSRGYCVGADIITPTAINQAAIEQDLLFLARATEGAGEQEMKFKLEMLVRAYDPCISCAVHLISL; from the coding sequence ATGAGTAATATTATTGAAATAAAACCGCTGACCAGAGTGGAAGGACACGGCGTAGTCCGTGTCTTTATGGATGGCAGCCATGTGGACCGTGTTGAACTGGCCCTGGTAGAACCACCGCGGCTATTCGAGGTGCTCCTGCGGGGAAAGCATTTCCGGGAAATTCCTGATATCATCTGTCGCATCTGTTCTCTTTGTTCAACGATCCACCGTGTCACAGCTCTGATGGCCGTGGAAAAAGCTTTCGGCATCATTGTATCGAGTGAAACCTATCTTTACCGCCAGCTTATTGTCCTGGGAGGGCACATCCAGAGTCATGCTCTTCATTTATTCTGCCTTGCTCTGCCGGATCATTTCAATGCTGCGGGTTTTGCAGACCTGGCAAAACTGGCACCTGACCTGTTAAAGCTCGGTCTGCGGATAAAAGCGGTGGGTAATGATATTCAGGAGACTATTGGCGGCCGCCTGATTCATCCGATCAATGTGAAGATCGGCGGTATGGGGCAGCATATTGCCAGCAATGACCTCCTCCGTCTACAGCAAAGCCTTAAATCAATACTTTCCGATACTATCCGCACCGTCGAACTCTTTTCATCATTCGCAACGCCGGGACCACCTCTGCCACCTCCCGTCTATCTGGCAGTGAAAGATGAAAATGCGCCACCACTTTTCGGAGACATGCTGACCACAAGCACCGGAATAGCGGTTAAAGGTTCCGATTATAGATCTGCATTGAAAGAGAGCGTAAATGATCATTCCAATGGCAAGTTCAGCCATTTTGATGATACAAATATTGCCGTAGGTGCCCTTTCCCGACTGAACATGAACATACGGTTAACAGAAGCGGCAGGAAAAGCCTTTGACCAGGCAAAGAAAAAGCTTGTTAATGGAGACATGTGGCAAAATAACCTTGCCCAAGCAATCGAGTTAGTTTTTGCCGTAGAGTCTGCCATGGAAATAATTGATTCTCTTCTGCAAACTGGGCACGGGCATTCAGCGACTGACGGCATACTATCACCCAAGGGCGAAGGAACAGCCATTACTGAAGCACCCAGAGGGGTACTCATCCACAGTTACAGTTTCAATAGTAGGGGATATTGCGTTGGCGCAGACATCATAACCCCCACAGCCATAAACCAAGCTGCCATCGAGCAGGACCTTCTCTTTTTAGCAAGAGCCACGGAAGGGGCAGGAGAGCAGGAAATGAAATTTAAGCTAGAGATGTTGGTACGAGCTTACGATCCCTGTATCTCATGTGCTGTGCACCTGATATCCCTTTGA
- a CDS encoding NADH-quinone oxidoreductase subunit B family protein produces the protein MRPTIAFAGLTACSGCQLTLLNCEDELPQVAEKFSIVHFSLGMSGGDECSPLDAAFVEGAVSTPEDLEILLSLRNRSRLLIGVGTCARWGGIAAMKNDQSRKELAAAVYGDSAHSLLTFAPGPLHRFVTVDFTIVGCPPEKTEVLATLASLLHGTLPVFPDYPVCTECRNSENLCLLMEKDELCLGPLIQSGCNARCPAVSIACEGCRGPVVEANVAAELALLLEKDFSKEEIMSRMRRFYPEWNNE, from the coding sequence ATGAGGCCGACTATTGCCTTTGCCGGTCTTACGGCTTGTTCAGGCTGCCAGCTTACCTTGCTTAATTGCGAGGATGAGCTGCCCCAGGTTGCCGAGAAATTTAGTATCGTCCATTTTTCCCTGGGCATGTCCGGGGGAGATGAGTGCTCACCCCTTGATGCTGCATTTGTCGAAGGGGCAGTCTCTACACCAGAAGACCTGGAGATCCTGTTGAGCCTGAGAAATCGGAGCCGCTTGCTTATTGGCGTTGGTACCTGCGCCAGGTGGGGAGGGATCGCGGCCATGAAGAATGATCAGTCCCGCAAGGAGCTTGCTGCGGCCGTCTATGGAGATTCAGCGCACTCCCTCTTGACCTTTGCTCCTGGCCCACTGCATCGCTTCGTCACAGTGGATTTTACAATTGTCGGCTGCCCTCCGGAAAAAACCGAGGTACTGGCTACTCTTGCATCGCTCCTTCACGGCACCCTGCCGGTTTTCCCAGACTACCCGGTCTGCACCGAGTGCCGCAACAGTGAAAATCTCTGTCTCCTCATGGAAAAAGACGAACTGTGCCTGGGCCCGCTGATTCAGTCTGGATGCAATGCCCGCTGTCCCGCTGTTTCCATTGCCTGTGAAGGATGCAGAGGGCCGGTCGTCGAGGCGAACGTCGCCGCAGAACTAGCTCTGCTTCTGGAAAAAGATTTCAGCAAAGAGGAGATCATGAGCAGGATGCGCCGCTTTTATCCGGAGTGGAACAATGAGTAA
- a CDS encoding FAD/NAD(P)-binding protein: MTENPMIHIPAPAKIIGLKSLTSDIKLFRLQFVNNETCRGFSFIPGQFLQVSAAGVGEAPFSPVNGPGSDGLLELCIRQAGHVTSKLHSLQEGDLVYVRGPFGNGFPVHEMKGHNLYLLAGGLGIVPLHSLLRYLVERRESFGAITFMYGAKEPSALLLREDLQEVSCQKNVKLMLTVDFATEDEAGKLLCNIGLLPDLLRGTSIMAEKSYAAVCGPPALYRCLIGELESLGFRDECILLSLERRMKCGLGRCAHCAVGQSLCCIDGPVFRYSEIKDIEGAI; this comes from the coding sequence ATGACCGAAAACCCTATGATTCACATACCTGCGCCAGCAAAGATCATCGGCTTGAAGTCCTTGACATCGGACATCAAATTGTTTCGGCTTCAATTTGTCAACAATGAAACCTGCCGTGGATTCAGTTTCATCCCCGGCCAATTCTTGCAGGTATCGGCAGCCGGGGTTGGAGAAGCCCCGTTCTCACCTGTTAATGGTCCCGGATCAGATGGGCTCCTTGAGCTCTGCATCAGGCAAGCAGGCCACGTGACATCTAAGCTCCATTCACTGCAAGAGGGGGACCTCGTCTATGTACGCGGGCCCTTCGGCAACGGTTTTCCTGTGCATGAAATGAAGGGACATAACCTGTACCTGCTGGCTGGCGGTCTCGGCATAGTGCCGTTGCACTCGCTGCTCCGCTATCTGGTCGAACGACGGGAAAGCTTCGGCGCAATCACCTTCATGTACGGCGCCAAGGAGCCCTCCGCCCTCCTTTTGCGTGAAGACCTGCAGGAAGTTTCCTGCCAGAAAAATGTGAAGCTCATGCTAACAGTTGATTTTGCCACTGAAGATGAGGCCGGCAAGCTGCTCTGCAACATCGGGCTACTACCGGATCTGCTGAGGGGTACCTCTATTATGGCAGAGAAGAGTTATGCCGCCGTCTGTGGTCCCCCAGCCCTTTATAGATGCCTTATCGGCGAGCTTGAGTCGTTGGGCTTTAGAGACGAGTGCATCCTGCTCAGCCTGGAGAGAAGAATGAAGTGCGGTCTCGGGCGTTGTGCGCACTGTGCAGTCGGACAATCGCTCTGCTGCATCGACGGCCCCGTCTTTCGCTACAGTGAGATCAAGGACATCGAGGGGGCCATATGA
- a CDS encoding 4Fe-4S dicluster domain-containing protein: MADKFLASESLEDFLSDLMQIGTLHGPTINRQGVLSFNPVSSIFDLNLDYHRTLLPPKKYLLPPKTTILQFESGSGYTQATPPNERTVLFGLHACDLASIAYLDRVFLEDRPDPIYQSRRNRLVLVGISCKPDEFCFCGELGIESSSVPYDLFLAKGEGGFIVLQGSQLGAEIIAELTNLTEITGLVRKTAVAAETAAHIDRAVQRHETFDDSPLWDDFARRCLSCGACSLCCPTCYCLDVREYGALDGQTATRIQEWDNCLFKAHGEVTGGINFRKTRQERFRYRFLHKYYGFGPLRGVISCVGCGRCREVCPVRIDLLELFCEQRN, translated from the coding sequence GTGGCAGATAAATTTCTGGCAAGTGAGTCACTGGAAGATTTTTTATCCGACCTGATGCAGATTGGTACCCTTCATGGTCCAACCATCAACCGCCAAGGGGTATTATCTTTCAATCCTGTTTCTTCTATTTTCGACCTGAACCTGGATTACCATCGCACTCTCCTCCCCCCTAAAAAATACCTTCTCCCTCCAAAAACAACAATACTGCAGTTTGAATCTGGTAGCGGCTATACTCAGGCAACCCCACCTAATGAAAGAACTGTACTTTTCGGTCTCCATGCCTGCGATTTGGCCTCCATCGCCTACCTTGACCGCGTTTTTCTGGAAGACCGTCCTGACCCGATCTATCAAAGCAGACGTAATCGTCTTGTGCTAGTCGGTATTTCCTGCAAGCCCGATGAATTTTGCTTCTGCGGCGAACTGGGAATTGAGTCATCATCGGTGCCATACGACCTATTCCTGGCCAAAGGGGAAGGTGGCTTTATTGTCCTCCAAGGGAGCCAATTGGGGGCAGAGATTATTGCGGAACTTACCAATCTGACAGAAATCACCGGGCTAGTGAGAAAAACGGCAGTAGCGGCAGAAACGGCCGCACACATAGACCGCGCAGTGCAAAGGCACGAGACTTTTGATGACAGTCCCCTCTGGGATGACTTCGCCAGACGTTGTCTTTCCTGCGGCGCCTGTTCCCTTTGCTGCCCGACCTGTTACTGCCTGGACGTGCGAGAGTATGGAGCCCTTGATGGACAGACGGCAACACGTATCCAGGAGTGGGACAACTGTCTTTTCAAAGCCCATGGTGAGGTCACCGGAGGAATAAATTTCAGAAAAACAAGACAGGAGCGGTTCCGCTATCGTTTTTTGCACAAGTATTATGGATTCGGCCCGCTCCGAGGCGTCATCTCCTGTGTCGGTTGCGGCCGGTGCCGGGAGGTGTGTCCGGTCAGAATCGATCTTCTGGAGCTGTTCTGTGAGCAAAGGAACTAG